The Fictibacillus phosphorivorans genomic sequence TGCCATTTATGCAGATCTTAATCAACATCTCTCAAGCACCGTTTCAACCCATGGTGGACGTCATCCATTACCTTCCGTAAACATACTATCACAATTTTTTAGCCGTTGTGGTGTTGACCAAGAAAAAATTGTAGTCGCCTATGATGATCAATCAGGCAGCATGGCTGCAAGACTTTGGTGGATTTTGAAATACTTAGGACATGATACCGTTTATGTCATGCAAGGCGGCTATACACACTATAAAGAAAAAGGATATGTCATCTCAAGTAAAATGCCTATCGAAAAACCTGCACATTTTACGTCAAAAGTAAGAGATGACATGTTAAAGAACAAAGATGATGTATTATGCGAAATGAAAAATGACGGTACGCTGATCGTAGATGCACGAGAATTTCAACGCTATATAGGAAAGATCGAACCGATCGACCATAAGGCGGGTCATATACCAAATGCGATAAACATACCTTGGGAAAGTCATCTGCGAGAACCTGGCTGGTGGAAGAGCCGACAAGACCTCCAAAGTATGTATGATGGGATGGACGAAAAGAAACCCGTTATTGTGTATTGCGGTTCTGGTGTAACGGCATGCGTCAACATTCTAGCTATGGATGAAGCGGGAATCGCAAACAAAGCTCTGTATGCTGGCAGCTGGAGTGATTGGATCAGCTATGTTGAAAACCCGATAATAAAAGAAACAACATAATAAAATTTCATGTACCGTAAATAAAAATGTTTTAGGAGATAAAAATGAAACAAAGCGATTTACATACCCATACCACAGCATCTGATGGGACCTTTACTCCTGCAGAAAATGTTAGGAGAGCTGTTGAAAAAGGTCTCAGCGCTATAGCGATCACCGATCATGATACAGTTAATGGAATTCGGGAAGCGATGATAGAAGCCGAAAAGCATGAAGACTTTACTGTAATCCCAGGTATTGAGATAAGTACTTTATACGAAGGTCAAGATATCCATGTATTAGGTTATTTCATAGACTATGAAGATGAAAACTTTTTAAAAGCACTACGTAGCCTTACTTCTGTTAGAGATAAAAGAAATAAGATGATTCTTGAAAATTTGAACAACCTTGGCATCCCTGTAAAGGAATCTGAGTTAGAAGTAAAAAGACATGGCAAAGGAAATGTTGGAAGAGGGCACATTGCAGAGATTTTGATGGAAAAAGGAATCGTGAAGTCACTTCCTGAAGCTTTTGAAAAGTATTTAGGAAAAGGGAAAGCTGCTTATGCTTCAACCGAACGTATCTCTCCAATTGAAGCGATAGAATTGATTAGGAATGCAAAAGGAGTACCTGTTCTTGCTCATCCAGGTATTTACGGGGCAGACGAACTTATTCCGATTTTAAGTGAGAACGGTTTGATCGGATTAGAGTATAAACATCCAGATCATACGGAGGAACAAGTTGTTTTTTATGAGAAACTTGCAGAAAAAAA encodes the following:
- a CDS encoding PHP domain-containing protein; protein product: MKQSDLHTHTTASDGTFTPAENVRRAVEKGLSAIAITDHDTVNGIREAMIEAEKHEDFTVIPGIEISTLYEGQDIHVLGYFIDYEDENFLKALRSLTSVRDKRNKMILENLNNLGIPVKESELEVKRHGKGNVGRGHIAEILMEKGIVKSLPEAFEKYLGKGKAAYASTERISPIEAIELIRNAKGVPVLAHPGIYGADELIPILSENGLIGLEYKHPDHTEEQVVFYEKLAEKNSLLKTAGSDFHGFRNGEVFHGDIGSCSVPISIVNDLKRFSK
- a CDS encoding sulfurtransferase; this encodes MSNFVSPEWVNQKVNSADIVIFDCRFSLAEPSKGYELYKNDHIEGAIYADLNQHLSSTVSTHGGRHPLPSVNILSQFFSRCGVDQEKIVVAYDDQSGSMAARLWWILKYLGHDTVYVMQGGYTHYKEKGYVISSKMPIEKPAHFTSKVRDDMLKNKDDVLCEMKNDGTLIVDAREFQRYIGKIEPIDHKAGHIPNAINIPWESHLREPGWWKSRQDLQSMYDGMDEKKPVIVYCGSGVTACVNILAMDEAGIANKALYAGSWSDWISYVENPIIKETT